Proteins found in one Pontibacter sp. SGAir0037 genomic segment:
- a CDS encoding glycosyltransferase — protein sequence MYYFLPLAKYKDPEPDVRPPVSVIVAAHDELENLVVLLPMLLDQEYPEFEIILINDRSEDDTEFYTYELERQFPNFRVVTVKKTPDYLNPKKYALALGIRSAKYEHMLFTDADCRPCSSYWIEKMLSGYKDGVDVVLGYSPYIKLKGFLNHLIRFETLLSAIQYLSQANKGRAYMGVGRNLSYTKTCFFRNKGFASHIKTLGGDDDLFVRDAASNSKINIVIDKEGQTSSIPKKTFREWLIQKRRHMSVGGQYKAADRRRIGAFVMSNIFFYLLAILLLVIHSNLPILGAIVGIRYLAVFIVYMLAARRLSDKLSLPLLPVLDIVYFFNYLLLGVSVLMYKKFRWK from the coding sequence TTGTACTATTTCCTGCCGCTTGCCAAGTATAAAGATCCTGAACCGGATGTAAGGCCACCGGTTTCGGTAATAGTGGCGGCTCATGATGAACTGGAGAACCTGGTGGTGCTGCTCCCGATGCTGCTTGACCAGGAATACCCAGAGTTTGAAATAATTCTGATAAATGATCGTTCTGAAGATGATACAGAGTTCTATACTTATGAACTGGAGCGTCAATTCCCGAACTTCAGAGTAGTAACAGTTAAGAAAACACCAGACTATCTCAATCCGAAAAAGTATGCGTTGGCCCTGGGTATCCGATCAGCAAAATATGAGCACATGCTGTTTACTGATGCTGATTGCCGCCCCTGCAGTTCATACTGGATTGAGAAGATGTTAAGCGGTTATAAAGACGGGGTAGATGTGGTGCTTGGCTACTCGCCGTATATAAAATTAAAAGGATTTTTAAATCATCTTATCAGGTTTGAAACCTTACTGTCCGCAATTCAGTATTTGTCTCAAGCAAACAAAGGTCGAGCATATATGGGAGTCGGCCGAAACTTATCTTATACTAAAACGTGTTTCTTTAGGAATAAGGGGTTTGCATCGCATATCAAGACATTAGGCGGCGACGATGATCTTTTTGTTAGAGACGCTGCAAGTAATAGCAAAATAAATATTGTTATCGACAAAGAAGGGCAAACCTCCAGTATTCCCAAAAAGACGTTTCGGGAGTGGTTGATTCAAAAAAGAAGGCACATGTCTGTCGGAGGACAGTATAAAGCAGCTGATAGAAGGAGAATAGGGGCATTTGTGATGTCAAATATATTTTTTTACCTGCTTGCTATACTTCTTCTGGTAATACATAGTAATTTACCTATATTGGGTGCGATTGTAGGAATAAGATATCTGGCGGTTTTTATCGTATACATGCTTGCTGCACGCAGGCTTAGCGACAAATTATCTTTACCACTATTACCTGTACTAGATATTGTCTACTTTTTCAACTACCTGCTACTTGGGGTATCTGTTTTAATGTATAAAAAGTTCAGATGGAAGTAA
- the rsmG gene encoding 16S rRNA (guanine(527)-N(7))-methyltransferase RsmG, with product MSQAIRTLLSGYFPELTEYQLQKYEQMGHLYQEWNQKINVISRKDMDQLGTHHILHSLGIAKVIQFPEQAHVLDVGTGGGLPGLPLAVMFPDVRFHLVDSIGKKIHVVEEIARELHLQNVTASHARAEQVREKFDFVVSRAVTRLANFYPWVANSFKKGAIPDKGIYYLKGGDLEEEIAESGLITKVYDLKHYFVEDFFETKKVVVVPMP from the coding sequence ATGTCTCAAGCTATTCGAACACTTCTTTCCGGCTATTTTCCTGAGCTTACCGAATACCAGCTGCAGAAATATGAGCAAATGGGGCATTTATACCAGGAGTGGAATCAAAAAATTAACGTTATCTCCCGCAAAGACATGGATCAGCTGGGGACACACCACATCCTGCATTCGTTGGGTATTGCCAAGGTAATACAATTTCCGGAGCAGGCGCATGTGCTGGATGTAGGTACAGGCGGAGGCTTACCAGGTTTGCCTTTGGCAGTTATGTTTCCTGATGTCCGGTTTCACCTGGTCGACTCTATCGGTAAAAAGATTCATGTGGTAGAGGAAATTGCAAGAGAACTACACCTGCAAAACGTAACCGCCTCGCATGCAAGGGCAGAACAGGTGCGGGAAAAATTCGATTTTGTAGTGAGCAGGGCCGTAACACGACTGGCAAACTTCTATCCTTGGGTAGCTAACAGCTTTAAGAAAGGCGCTATACCTGATAAAGGCATTTATTACCTGAAAGGCGGCGACCTGGAGGAAGAAATTGCGGAGTCGGGACTAATTACAAAGGTGTATGACCTAAAGCACTATTTTGTAGAGGATTTTTTCGAAACCAAAAAAGTGGTGGTGGTGCCGATGCCCTAA
- a CDS encoding RNA polymerase sigma factor yields the protein MEVNKQFSAKAKHDFKLIQAAVEENDEKAYAELMSIYKKPVYHVVLKMVRNADDAEDLTIEAFAKAFRNLHKFNPEYAFSTWLFRIATNNCIDFIRKNRIKTMSIDSAIKIDNGDEITIDFKDKNLNPQEEAIKNQKIEIMQYVVAKLPDKYQRLVTLRYFNELSYEEIATELNAPLGTVKAQLHRARELLYDMVKNKKHLI from the coding sequence ATGGAAGTAAACAAACAATTCTCAGCAAAAGCAAAGCATGACTTTAAGCTCATCCAGGCTGCCGTAGAGGAAAACGATGAGAAAGCGTATGCCGAGCTGATGAGTATCTATAAAAAGCCGGTGTATCACGTGGTTCTGAAAATGGTGCGTAATGCCGACGATGCAGAGGACTTAACCATTGAGGCCTTTGCCAAAGCATTCCGTAACCTGCACAAGTTTAACCCGGAGTACGCTTTCAGTACCTGGCTTTTCCGTATTGCCACCAATAATTGCATCGACTTTATCCGTAAGAACAGGATTAAGACGATGAGTATCGATTCGGCTATAAAAATCGATAATGGTGATGAAATTACCATTGATTTTAAAGACAAGAACCTGAACCCGCAGGAAGAAGCTATAAAAAATCAGAAAATTGAAATTATGCAGTATGTGGTGGCGAAGCTGCCGGATAAATACCAGCGCCTGGTAACACTGCGATATTTTAATGAGCTTAGCTACGAAGAAATTGCAACAGAGCTAAATGCGCCGCTTGGAACTGTTAAAGCACAGTTGCACAGGGCCCGCGAGCTGCTCTATGACATGGTAAAAAATAAGAAGCACTTAATATAA